The Chaetodon trifascialis isolate fChaTrf1 chromosome 16, fChaTrf1.hap1, whole genome shotgun sequence genome includes a region encoding these proteins:
- the hmgn1b gene encoding non-histone chromosomal protein HMG-like, producing the protein MPKRSTPAVGGDSAPKRRSLRLKDKPAPVKAEAKPKPKKGPAKPKKAKEVEKAKPEEKAPEAPAENGEAKAEEEAPATDAAEQKDEAAE; encoded by the exons ATGCCTAAAAGGAGCACA CCAGCTGTAGGAGGTGATTCAGCG CCCAAGAGGAGATCTCTCAGGTTGAAAGAT AAACCTGCACCTGTAAAGGCAGAGGCCAAACCTAAGCCAAAG AAGGGACCTGCTAAGCCCAAGAAAGCCAAGGAGGTAGAGAAGGCCAAGCCTGAGGAGAAAGCACCAGAGGCCCCCGCTGAGAATGGCGAAGCcaaagctgaggaggag GCACCAGCTACAGATGCAGCTGAACAAAAAGACGAGGCAGCAGAATAA
- the LOC139345142 gene encoding glucose-6-phosphate exchanger SLC37A4-like — translation MGATGYGYYRAAIFFCMFIGYSLYFFNRKTFSFVMPSVMEEIELDKDDLGLITSSQTMAYAISKFISGVLSDQISARWLFSIGLFLVGSINVAFSWSSTVSMFSLLWFINGLGQGCGWPPCGKVLRKWFEPSQFGTWWSVLSCSMNLAGSLGPILVTVLLQYYDWRTILSMSGIFCAAFSFVCLVLVKNEPKDVGLPSIEAAAKKGTKGGNSESTLSEFLLSPFLWVLSLGYLVVFGVKTAATDWGQLFLMQEKGQTALMGSTYMSALEVGGFVGSLASGFLTDRAVAQQGLGTHGNPRHGLLILMMAGMYVSMYLFRVTITPEIPKEAPLWVQVIHPVSVLIGVSEKEIWILFLGALFGFSSYGPIALFGVIASESAPSNFCGTSHAVVALMANVGAFMAGLPFSTIAKQHSWDMAFWIAEVIMAIATIGFFLVRNMRTKMGRIAEKMD, via the exons ATGGGGGCCACAGGCTATGGCTACTATCGTGCCGCCATCTTCTTCTGCATGTTCATCGGCTACTCGCTATACTTCTTTAACAGGAAGACCTTCTCCTTCGTCATGCCCTCTGTGATGGAGGAGATTGAACTGGACAAAGATGACTTAG gtctgaTCACCAGCAGCCAGACCATGGCCTATGCCATCAGTAAGTTCATCAGCGGCGTGCTGTCGGATCAGATCAGCGCCCGCTGGCTTTTCTCCATCGGCCTCTTCTTGGTGGGGAGCATCAACGTAGCCTTCTCCTGGTCCTCCACTGTGTCCATGTTCTCACTGCTCTGGTTCATCAACGGCCTGGGGCAAGGCTGTGGCTGGCCCCCCTGTGGGAAGGTGCTGCGCAAG TGGTTTGAGCCCTCCCAGTTTGGAACATGGtggtctgtcctgtcctgcagtATGAACCTGGCTGGGAGTCTGGGTCCAATCTTGGTCACAGTGCTCCTGCAATACTATGACTGGAGGACCATCCTGTCAATGTCAGGCATTTTCTGTGCTGCCTTCTCATTTGTTTGTCTGGTGTTGGTAAAGAATGAGCCAAAGGATGTGGGCCTGCCCAGCATCGAGGCCGCAGCCAAGAAAGGGACTAAGGGAG GCAACAGTGAGAGCACCCTGAGTGaattcctcctctctcctttcctgtgGGTGCTGTCTCTGGGGTACTTGGTTGTGTTTGGGGTGAAGACGGCTGCCACTGACTGGGGCCAGCTGTTCCTCATGCAGGAAAAAGGCCAGACTGCTCTCATGG GCAGCACCTACATGAGTGCCTTGGAGGTTGGAGGTTTTGTGGGCAGCCTTGCTTCCGGGTTCCTCACTGACAGAGCTGTAGCTCAG CAAGGCTTGGGCACCCATGGCAACCCTCGTCATGGTCTGCTCATTCTCATGATGGCTGGTATGTATGTGTCCATGTACCTCTTCAGAGTCACCATCACACCTGAAATCCCAAAG GAGGCTCCTCTTTGGGTCCAAGTCATtcatcctgtctctgtcctcattGGTGTGTCAGAAAAAGAG ATCTGGATCCTCTTCCTCGGTGCTCTCTTTGGATTTTCTTCATACGGACCAATTGCCTTGTTTGGGGTGATAGCCAGCGAAAGTGCTCCTTCAAATTTTTGTGGAACCTCTCATGCTGTTGTAGCACTGATGGCTAATG TGGGGGCTTTTATGGCAGGGCTTCCCTTCAGCACTATTGCCAAACAGCACAGCTGGGACATGGCTTTCTGGATAGCCGAGGTGATAATGGCCATTGCCACCATTGGGTTCTTCCTTGTGCGCAACATGCGCACCAAAATGGGACGGATCGCAGAGAAAATGGACTAA